One part of the Magallana gigas chromosome 5, xbMagGiga1.1, whole genome shotgun sequence genome encodes these proteins:
- the LOC105321968 gene encoding protein odd-skipped-related 1 isoform X1, with the protein MLTNSFKMFRCKFIPLDREGEEYCEGTMPKSFLIRHVMKKEARLKTEIDSPRLETTSSCSTFMDNSLSDYMMSHPVLSPQILAASPYHLPKPWYRHALSPADLYPEGSFHLPLSVYPYPHCMSINSFNHWNYSPMMSLMRSGDAIDANHSPSSSTSSATVKKEDSKPRFDFANLAKSATQKDDDDNEKKQVDTSQEKEAKIISSVIMNAGSLRYNPMTSSFSPVCNLPPRVFAPVKRPRGRGPARTKKEFICKYCGRHFTKSYNLLIHERTHTDERPYPCEICGKAFRRQDHLRDHRYIHSKEKPFKCMECGKGFCQSRTLAVHKTLHMQLQSGQTKSVKKETSLKDSSPIQR; encoded by the exons ATGTTGACgaattcattcaaaatgttcAGATGCAAGTTCATTCCACTTGACCGAGAGGGCGAAGAATATTGTGAGGGGACAATGCCGAAATCATTTCTTATACGTCATGTTATGAAGAAAGAAGCCCGACTGAAAACTGAAATTGACT CACCACGTCTTGAGACGACTTCCTCTTGCTCGACCTTCATGGACAACTCTCTATCAGACTATATGATGTCACATCCGGTACTTTCGCCGCAGATTTTGGCAGCATCGCCCTATCATCTTCCAAAACCATGGTATAGACACGCTCTTTCCCCGGCCGATCTTTATCCTGAGGGGAGTTTCCACTTGCCACTGTCCGTGTATCCTTATCCACACTGCATGTCGATCAACTCTTTTAACCATTGGAATTACTCTCCCATGATGTCACTAATGAGAAGCGGTGACGCAATAGATGCAAACCACTCTCCAAGTAGTTCAACATCCAGTGCAACAGTAAAAAAGG AGGATTCAAAACCTCGTTTTGATTTTGCCAACCTTGCAAAGTCAGCCACACAAAAAGACGACGACGATAATGAAAAGAAACAAGTCGACACTTCACAGGAAAAAGAGGCCAAAATCATCAGCAGTGTCATAATGAACGCAGGATCTCTACG GTACAACCCAATGACCAGCAGCTTTTCTCCCGTCTGTAACCTTCCACCACGAGTGTTCGCCCCTGTCAAGAGACCACGCGGTCGCGGGCCCGCTAGGACCAAAAAAGAGTTCATCTGTAAATATTGTGGTCGCCATTTCACCAAATCCTACAATCTTCTGATCCATGAGCGAACACACACAGACGAACGGCCATACCCCTGCGAGATCTGTGGGAAAGCTTTCCGGCGCCAAGACCATCTCAGAGATCATAG GTATATCCACTCTAAGGAGAAGCCTTTCAAGTGTATGGAGTGTGGGAAAGGATTCTGTCAGTCTCGGACTCTAGCTGTGCACAAAACACTTCATATGCAG CTACAGTCAGGTCAGACAAAGTCGGTTAAAAAGGAAACCAGTCTGAAAGACAGCTCTCCCATCCAACGATGA
- the LOC105321968 gene encoding protein odd-skipped-related 1 isoform X2: MDNSLSDYMMSHPVLSPQILAASPYHLPKPWYRHALSPADLYPEGSFHLPLSVYPYPHCMSINSFNHWNYSPMMSLMRSGDAIDANHSPSSSTSSATVKKEDSKPRFDFANLAKSATQKDDDDNEKKQVDTSQEKEAKIISSVIMNAGSLRYNPMTSSFSPVCNLPPRVFAPVKRPRGRGPARTKKEFICKYCGRHFTKSYNLLIHERTHTDERPYPCEICGKAFRRQDHLRDHRYIHSKEKPFKCMECGKGFCQSRTLAVHKTLHMQLQSGQTKSVKKETSLKDSSPIQR; this comes from the exons ATGGACAACTCTCTATCAGACTATATGATGTCACATCCGGTACTTTCGCCGCAGATTTTGGCAGCATCGCCCTATCATCTTCCAAAACCATGGTATAGACACGCTCTTTCCCCGGCCGATCTTTATCCTGAGGGGAGTTTCCACTTGCCACTGTCCGTGTATCCTTATCCACACTGCATGTCGATCAACTCTTTTAACCATTGGAATTACTCTCCCATGATGTCACTAATGAGAAGCGGTGACGCAATAGATGCAAACCACTCTCCAAGTAGTTCAACATCCAGTGCAACAGTAAAAAAGG AGGATTCAAAACCTCGTTTTGATTTTGCCAACCTTGCAAAGTCAGCCACACAAAAAGACGACGACGATAATGAAAAGAAACAAGTCGACACTTCACAGGAAAAAGAGGCCAAAATCATCAGCAGTGTCATAATGAACGCAGGATCTCTACG GTACAACCCAATGACCAGCAGCTTTTCTCCCGTCTGTAACCTTCCACCACGAGTGTTCGCCCCTGTCAAGAGACCACGCGGTCGCGGGCCCGCTAGGACCAAAAAAGAGTTCATCTGTAAATATTGTGGTCGCCATTTCACCAAATCCTACAATCTTCTGATCCATGAGCGAACACACACAGACGAACGGCCATACCCCTGCGAGATCTGTGGGAAAGCTTTCCGGCGCCAAGACCATCTCAGAGATCATAG GTATATCCACTCTAAGGAGAAGCCTTTCAAGTGTATGGAGTGTGGGAAAGGATTCTGTCAGTCTCGGACTCTAGCTGTGCACAAAACACTTCATATGCAG CTACAGTCAGGTCAGACAAAGTCGGTTAAAAAGGAAACCAGTCTGAAAGACAGCTCTCCCATCCAACGATGA